From a single Cyclobacterium marinum DSM 745 genomic region:
- a CDS encoding outer membrane protein assembly factor BamB family protein — protein MKVIFSAKPPQYASPFNYGWFFFILFLFWSGSCSQKKRDSYSNWGVYKADNESTSYSHLDQINKENVSKLALAWIFEPNDSITGDRPQNSESNPIIIDDVLYTTSARGRLFAVDAATGELKWSFDPFNGERGGGVKRGVTYWEDGSDQRILFTGGDKLFAIDASTGMPVPSFGNEGKVDLNEGMRGDPDKISVIPTSPGIIFEDLLILGTEVSELYGAEPGHVRAYNVRSGELVWTFHTIPMPGQVGHDSWPKDAWKYSGGANSWGGFSLDASRGMVFFATGSPAYDYYGANRKGKNLFGNSVVAVNARTGAYIWHFQTVHHDLWDYDLPAPPNLVTVEHEGKKMDAVAQTSKVGFLYVLNRETGKSLFPIEERPVPSSDIPGEETWPTQPFPTKPAPYTRQFLDEKDLANYSPSSRDSLVKLFRSLRYEGIFTPPSIQGTLQFPGSRGGSSWGGGAFDPSTGLFYVRSNDSPEIMRMKKVEPENAITNLSVYKQGESIYSTYCISCHGRDKNGDEQGNPSLVGLKGRISEEDVLAKIKQGGGKMPSFSSVITDKAKEEAILAFLFENESSGSPQEEQSLLEEINTNQGASTEIQNTDSLNRYLNLTAYGYFRDPEGRPGIKPPWGKLHAIDLNTGDFAWSVPLGNNRDLQTGSEETGERGSAGPMVTAGGLVFIAGTRDNQLRAFDKDTGEKRWEIKLPGFANANPSTYEVNGKQYIVLSVGGNSKNTAGSVMAFSLPD, from the coding sequence ATGAAAGTGATTTTCTCAGCGAAGCCGCCACAATATGCAAGCCCATTTAATTACGGATGGTTTTTCTTTATTCTCTTTTTGTTTTGGAGCGGAAGTTGTAGCCAAAAGAAGCGGGACAGCTATTCCAATTGGGGAGTTTATAAAGCCGACAATGAAAGTACCAGTTACTCTCATCTTGATCAGATCAACAAGGAAAACGTGTCTAAACTTGCTCTGGCGTGGATTTTTGAACCCAATGACAGCATTACAGGAGACAGGCCACAAAATAGTGAAAGCAATCCAATTATCATTGATGATGTTTTGTATACCACCTCTGCTCGGGGTCGGTTATTTGCAGTTGATGCCGCCACAGGAGAATTAAAATGGAGTTTTGATCCTTTTAATGGGGAAAGAGGAGGTGGAGTCAAACGGGGTGTAACGTACTGGGAAGACGGTTCGGACCAACGCATCCTGTTTACCGGGGGTGATAAACTTTTTGCCATTGATGCATCTACCGGAATGCCGGTCCCCTCTTTTGGAAACGAAGGTAAGGTGGACCTAAACGAAGGCATGCGTGGCGATCCGGATAAAATCTCGGTAATACCCACTTCCCCGGGCATTATTTTCGAGGATTTATTGATTTTGGGCACAGAGGTTTCAGAACTTTATGGTGCAGAACCAGGCCATGTAAGGGCTTACAATGTACGCTCAGGGGAATTGGTCTGGACCTTCCATACCATTCCTATGCCTGGACAAGTAGGGCATGATTCATGGCCCAAAGATGCCTGGAAATACAGTGGTGGTGCCAATAGTTGGGGAGGTTTTAGTTTGGATGCTTCCCGTGGCATGGTCTTTTTTGCTACCGGATCACCTGCTTACGATTATTATGGAGCAAATCGCAAAGGCAAGAATTTATTTGGCAACTCCGTAGTAGCTGTGAATGCTCGAACTGGAGCTTACATCTGGCACTTTCAAACTGTACATCACGACTTGTGGGATTATGATTTGCCTGCACCACCGAACTTGGTAACTGTAGAACACGAAGGCAAAAAAATGGATGCAGTTGCCCAAACTTCAAAAGTAGGTTTTCTTTATGTATTGAACAGAGAAACAGGAAAATCTTTGTTTCCCATCGAAGAAAGGCCGGTTCCATCTTCCGATATTCCCGGCGAAGAAACTTGGCCTACTCAGCCCTTTCCCACAAAACCTGCTCCCTATACCCGACAATTTTTGGACGAAAAAGATCTGGCCAACTACTCGCCTTCCTCTCGAGATTCTTTGGTGAAGTTATTTCGTTCTCTTCGGTACGAAGGAATTTTCACTCCTCCTTCCATACAAGGGACATTACAGTTTCCAGGTTCACGTGGTGGATCAAGCTGGGGTGGTGGGGCCTTCGATCCATCCACCGGTCTCTTTTATGTCAGATCAAATGATTCACCGGAAATCATGCGAATGAAAAAGGTAGAGCCTGAGAATGCCATTACTAACCTCTCGGTTTACAAGCAGGGAGAATCGATCTATTCCACCTATTGTATCAGCTGCCATGGTAGAGACAAAAATGGAGATGAACAAGGTAACCCTTCATTAGTAGGGTTAAAAGGAAGAATCAGCGAAGAAGATGTGCTTGCTAAAATTAAACAAGGAGGAGGAAAAATGCCCAGCTTCTCTAGTGTAATAACAGACAAGGCCAAGGAAGAGGCAATATTAGCCTTTCTATTTGAAAACGAAAGCAGTGGCAGTCCCCAAGAAGAACAATCCTTATTGGAAGAGATCAATACTAACCAAGGAGCATCAACGGAAATCCAAAACACAGACAGCCTCAACCGTTACCTGAACCTTACAGCCTATGGATATTTCAGAGATCCGGAAGGAAGGCCGGGAATAAAACCTCCATGGGGCAAACTACATGCAATCGATCTAAATACTGGAGATTTTGCTTGGAGTGTGCCATTGGGCAATAATCGGGACCTCCAGACCGGTTCTGAGGAAACCGGCGAAAGGGGATCTGCCGGACCTATGGTTACCGCAGGAGGATTGGTTTTCATTGCAGGAACACGTGATAACCAACTTAGGGCTTTTGATAAGGATACCGGTGAAAAACGTTGGGAAATCAAACTACCCGGATTTGCCAATGCCAACCCCAGCACCTATGAGGTAAATGGCAAGCAATATATTGTCCTTTCTGTAGGGGGAAATTCGAAAAATACTGCCGGATCGGTAATGGCATTTTCATTGCCGGATTGA
- a CDS encoding c-type cytochrome — translation MPRLFRLLKFVYTNFSACHRFWNYILFTVLLISFSCENKQGVLPTADEDNGGLILPGGFEALVVIDSAGPTRHIAVNDNGDIYAKLRFSRDKQGGTIGLRDLNGDGKADSVVRFGDYEDVGGSAVGVTIYNGYLYTSTVNQVLRNKLNPGELVPSSRTEVILTDTHPNVARNWHTTKPAAFDGKGNMYIPFGSPSDAGQDIEIFGPTGTPEGKGLDPSPEREMNAGVWKFDANREGQVQSDGVKFATGLRSIVGMTWSPLDDQLYGVVNGIDNFHTLYPKLYSSWQAAVLPSEKLVKITEGADFGWPYAYYDHLQGKNVLSPGYGGDGKIVGRASEFDNPVVGFPGHWAPMELLFYQGNQFPERYKQGVFIAFHGSTDRSPYPQSGFIVCFVPLADGIASDWEVFADGFAGVDTVENTGDAKYRPMGLAEGPDGSLYISDSNKGKIWRVMFKGSKDEFGDEQLKEMERQTAHKTYIKTPIEGVDNLDKGSLLEGGILYNTYCATCHQRNGQGDNNRFPPLAQSERVVGDPEILVESILNGIQGEITVRGKTFNGYMPPHANILDDHAVASITSYIRNRWGNKATAISPSEVSKIRAKVVK, via the coding sequence ATGCCCCGCTTATTTAGATTACTCAAATTTGTTTATACGAATTTTTCCGCTTGCCATAGGTTTTGGAATTACATCTTATTCACCGTTTTACTAATCAGCTTTTCTTGTGAAAATAAGCAAGGAGTATTACCTACTGCTGATGAAGATAACGGTGGTTTAATTCTTCCGGGTGGATTTGAAGCCTTAGTGGTGATCGACAGTGCCGGCCCAACCCGACATATTGCCGTTAACGATAATGGAGACATTTATGCCAAACTGCGCTTTTCCAGAGATAAACAAGGAGGTACCATAGGCCTTCGAGATCTTAATGGAGATGGAAAAGCCGACTCCGTAGTCCGTTTTGGAGACTATGAAGATGTTGGCGGTTCTGCTGTGGGAGTTACCATTTACAATGGATACTTGTATACAAGCACTGTTAATCAAGTTTTGAGAAATAAATTAAATCCTGGAGAGTTGGTGCCTAGTAGCAGAACGGAAGTTATCCTTACAGATACCCATCCCAATGTAGCCCGGAATTGGCATACGACGAAACCTGCTGCTTTTGACGGGAAAGGAAACATGTACATTCCGTTTGGTTCCCCTTCAGATGCAGGGCAAGATATTGAGATATTTGGACCAACAGGTACTCCGGAAGGAAAAGGTTTAGATCCCAGTCCTGAACGTGAGATGAATGCAGGGGTCTGGAAGTTTGATGCCAACAGAGAAGGGCAAGTTCAATCAGATGGCGTTAAATTTGCAACCGGACTACGTAGCATTGTCGGCATGACTTGGAGTCCACTCGATGACCAACTTTATGGAGTAGTCAACGGAATAGATAATTTTCATACCCTATACCCAAAATTATATTCATCTTGGCAAGCTGCAGTATTACCATCAGAAAAATTAGTAAAAATAACTGAAGGAGCTGATTTTGGCTGGCCTTATGCCTATTATGACCATTTACAAGGTAAAAATGTTTTGTCCCCAGGTTATGGTGGTGATGGTAAGATAGTAGGCAGGGCTTCAGAATTTGATAATCCTGTAGTTGGATTCCCTGGGCATTGGGCTCCTATGGAACTATTATTTTACCAGGGAAACCAATTTCCGGAACGCTACAAACAAGGCGTTTTCATTGCATTTCATGGGTCCACCGATCGCTCCCCATACCCACAATCAGGATTTATTGTCTGCTTCGTTCCATTAGCTGATGGTATAGCAAGTGACTGGGAGGTATTTGCAGATGGTTTTGCCGGGGTAGATACGGTAGAAAATACGGGAGATGCCAAATATCGACCCATGGGTTTGGCTGAAGGTCCTGATGGATCCCTTTATATATCTGATTCCAATAAAGGTAAAATTTGGCGGGTCATGTTCAAAGGGAGTAAAGATGAGTTTGGAGATGAACAACTTAAAGAAATGGAGCGGCAAACCGCTCATAAAACATATATCAAAACCCCTATTGAAGGCGTGGATAATTTGGACAAAGGTTCATTGCTTGAAGGAGGCATTCTTTACAACACTTATTGTGCTACCTGCCATCAGCGAAATGGGCAAGGGGACAATAACAGGTTCCCTCCCCTAGCCCAATCCGAGCGCGTTGTTGGGGATCCTGAAATACTTGTTGAATCAATTCTGAACGGCATACAAGGTGAGATCACAGTTCGTGGAAAAACTTTCAATGGCTATATGCCTCCTCATGCTAACATTTTGGACGACCATGCTGTGGCTTCCATAACTTCTTATATTCGTAACAGATGGGGAAACAAAGCTACTGCCATAAGCCCGAGTGAAGTTTCCAAGATCAGAGCCAAGGTAGTCAAGTAA
- a CDS encoding phosphotransferase, whose translation MPSIESQILQCTGATAILKTAQVQTLWSGYGTIKRYTLEGGKQRSIIVKHILLPETGKHPRGWNTDLSHQRKVQSYAVESYWYQHYAPLTNPNCRVPQLLHAEAEGNMRLLIMEDLNASGFPIRPKPETVSISAAKNCLTWLANFHGKFMQVKPKGLWEIGSYWYLDTRPDELAKMKNKSLKQMASAIDRRLNEAKFQTLIHGDAKVANFCFGPENQVAAVDFQYVGKGCGIKDVAYFISSCFAEEDCQHFEEELLNHYFNVLESAMDNHIDFQMVKQEWSVLYKYAWADLYRFLDGWSTGHWKMHGYSKQLTQAVIEELNSE comes from the coding sequence ATGCCCTCAATTGAATCCCAAATCCTACAATGTACAGGAGCGACAGCCATTCTTAAGACTGCACAGGTACAAACCTTATGGAGTGGTTATGGCACTATAAAACGCTATACATTAGAAGGAGGGAAGCAGAGGTCGATAATTGTGAAGCATATTTTACTTCCCGAGACCGGTAAGCATCCCAGAGGTTGGAACACGGATTTGTCCCATCAAAGAAAAGTCCAATCCTATGCAGTGGAAAGTTACTGGTACCAACATTATGCCCCTTTAACCAATCCGAATTGCCGTGTGCCACAATTGCTACATGCGGAAGCTGAAGGAAACATGCGATTGCTAATAATGGAAGACCTCAATGCTTCAGGTTTTCCTATCCGACCGAAGCCTGAAACCGTTTCAATTTCGGCTGCCAAAAATTGCTTGACTTGGCTGGCAAATTTCCATGGGAAATTCATGCAAGTTAAACCTAAAGGACTTTGGGAAATAGGCAGCTATTGGTACCTGGATACAAGGCCAGATGAGTTGGCAAAAATGAAAAATAAATCTCTAAAGCAGATGGCTTCAGCCATTGATCGGAGGCTTAATGAAGCCAAGTTTCAGACCTTAATACATGGAGATGCCAAGGTAGCAAATTTCTGTTTTGGTCCCGAAAACCAGGTGGCAGCTGTGGATTTTCAATATGTGGGCAAAGGATGTGGCATAAAGGATGTGGCTTACTTTATTAGCAGTTGTTTTGCAGAAGAAGACTGCCAACACTTTGAAGAGGAACTGTTAAACCATTATTTTAATGTACTTGAATCAGCGATGGATAATCATATTGATTTTCAAATGGTTAAACAAGAATGGTCAGTGCTTTATAAATATGCTTGGGCAGACCTATACCGCTTCCTTGATGGCTGGAGTACAGGTCATTGGAAGATGCATGGTTACAGTAAACAACTTACACAAGCTGTAATAGAAGAACTAAATAGTGAATAA
- a CDS encoding 3'(2'),5'-bisphosphate nucleotidase CysQ family protein, protein MLEKTDLEKLCKEAIEASIEAGKLIQSQVDQSYRQQEKQGGYSKASQVVTEVDFKAQAIILKHLAPNIAKHDLGLLTEEAADDESRLIKDYFWCIDPLDGTLPFTEQRPGYAVSIALISRSGDPMVGVVYIPDEDLCFSAIKGEGIVRNGQSFSLAKSSDDDSLNIYIDRSMQDASYFQELKAKIRQWAEGQNLTNVYYHIGFGAVRNALSVLSHRNACYFKFPRKEKGGGSIWDFAATRLIFEELALPVTNSKGDNLHLNSPDTTFMNQQGVVYASNRALANHLKHFNFS, encoded by the coding sequence ATGCTCGAAAAAACCGATTTAGAAAAACTTTGCAAGGAAGCCATTGAAGCAAGCATAGAAGCTGGGAAATTGATACAATCACAGGTAGATCAATCTTATAGGCAACAAGAAAAGCAAGGAGGATATTCCAAGGCATCTCAGGTAGTGACCGAAGTTGATTTCAAGGCCCAGGCCATTATACTAAAACATTTGGCTCCCAATATAGCCAAGCATGATCTGGGTTTACTCACAGAGGAAGCTGCAGATGATGAATCCCGCTTAATTAAAGATTATTTCTGGTGCATTGATCCTCTAGATGGGACACTGCCATTTACCGAGCAGCGTCCTGGATATGCGGTTTCCATTGCTCTTATTTCTCGATCTGGAGATCCTATGGTCGGAGTGGTCTATATACCTGATGAGGATTTGTGTTTCAGTGCGATTAAAGGAGAAGGGATTGTACGAAATGGTCAATCTTTTAGTCTGGCAAAATCTTCCGATGATGATTCATTAAATATTTACATAGACAGAAGTATGCAGGACGCAAGTTATTTTCAAGAACTAAAAGCCAAGATAAGGCAATGGGCAGAAGGTCAGAATCTTACCAATGTGTACTATCATATTGGTTTTGGCGCAGTTCGGAACGCATTGTCCGTTTTGTCTCATAGAAATGCTTGCTATTTTAAATTCCCCAGAAAGGAAAAAGGAGGAGGGAGCATTTGGGATTTTGCTGCCACTCGCTTAATTTTTGAAGAATTGGCTTTGCCTGTAACCAATAGTAAAGGAGATAATTTACACCTAAATTCTCCTGACACCACCTTTATGAACCAGCAGGGGGTTGTGTATGCCAGTAACCGGGCACTTGCCAACCATTTAAAACATTTCAATTTTTCCTAA
- a CDS encoding HlyD family secretion protein, translating into MTNWFYVFIGCMLVSMLYISAKYFKGSGEASIGIAETTEYKVKTEKTALVRSVNVVPGMEVEAGLLLVELSSEELEVDIARLSNRISMAKAELREKAKLTNAKIAYIKAENGIEIEELDEKVMELESEMHMNEALTKQFITEKAVEASAPMARKLNSLKVQKERHLEAQAIKIEDLLQESEADQHILQNQIQLLESELKILQTEKGKLNKYATASGVVEKVYVKPGEQVDAYAPLLEINPLHPTTVVAYLVGKKASTFGVGKEVNVASYDQQRNLVAGRVIGYGSVSELPEILQKSTAIKAFGQQVFIEIPGENAFFNGEKVLIR; encoded by the coding sequence ATGACAAATTGGTTTTATGTATTTATTGGGTGCATGCTTGTAAGCATGTTGTATATCAGTGCCAAATACTTCAAAGGAAGTGGTGAAGCTTCCATTGGTATTGCAGAAACTACTGAATACAAAGTAAAAACAGAAAAAACAGCGTTGGTAAGATCAGTCAATGTGGTACCTGGAATGGAAGTAGAAGCCGGGCTATTATTAGTTGAACTTAGCAGTGAGGAATTAGAAGTAGACATTGCCCGCCTTTCCAACCGTATTTCCATGGCGAAAGCCGAATTGCGAGAAAAAGCCAAACTTACCAATGCAAAAATTGCTTACATAAAGGCTGAAAATGGCATTGAAATAGAAGAGCTGGACGAAAAGGTAATGGAACTGGAAAGTGAAATGCATATGAATGAAGCCCTTACCAAACAATTTATTACGGAAAAAGCAGTTGAAGCCAGTGCTCCTATGGCCAGAAAATTAAATTCGTTAAAGGTACAAAAAGAAAGACATTTGGAAGCCCAAGCCATTAAAATTGAAGATTTACTTCAGGAAAGTGAAGCCGATCAACATATCCTGCAAAATCAAATCCAACTATTGGAGAGTGAACTTAAGATTCTTCAAACAGAAAAAGGTAAATTAAATAAATATGCAACGGCTTCCGGTGTAGTAGAAAAAGTGTATGTAAAACCTGGTGAACAGGTAGATGCTTATGCCCCATTGCTAGAAATTAATCCACTTCATCCTACCACAGTAGTAGCTTATTTGGTTGGAAAAAAAGCAAGCACTTTTGGCGTTGGCAAGGAAGTTAATGTAGCCTCCTATGACCAACAAAGAAACCTAGTAGCAGGTAGAGTCATTGGATATGGATCAGTAAGCGAATTGCCTGAAATTTTACAAAAATCCACAGCTATAAAGGCATTTGGTCAACAGGTATTTATAGAGATTCCCGGAGAAAATGCCTTCTTCAATGGAGAAAAGGTTTTGATCAGGTAA
- a CDS encoding DUF4956 domain-containing protein, producing MFELFPDQPVYEYPQLVNITYGFIWAFILSSVIAITHRLTFIGTYYPNNFFQSLVLGAVVTSLVMMAIGDSLARGLGVFGAMAIIRFRTRVDDPRDVLFLFAALSTGLAIGVYGYTISFVGTIIFCLIAFMLHFSPFRSFTHNSQLTFLMVDAKGIRQITSLLATYCIEFRELSISQNADKQYRYQYAVTLKKDTNTADLAKALENIEGVIQLKLASNETLNR from the coding sequence ATGTTTGAATTATTTCCGGACCAGCCTGTATATGAATATCCTCAGTTGGTAAATATAACCTATGGCTTTATATGGGCCTTTATTCTATCTTCTGTGATAGCCATAACCCATAGGTTAACCTTTATAGGAACATATTATCCCAATAATTTTTTCCAATCGCTGGTGCTTGGAGCCGTAGTCACTTCATTGGTAATGATGGCCATAGGCGACAGCCTGGCTCGTGGTTTGGGAGTTTTTGGTGCCATGGCCATCATCCGGTTTCGAACCAGGGTTGATGATCCAAGAGACGTTTTGTTTTTGTTTGCAGCATTAAGTACAGGATTGGCCATCGGAGTTTATGGATATACCATATCTTTTGTCGGAACAATTATCTTTTGTTTGATTGCTTTTATGCTTCATTTTTCACCTTTTCGAAGTTTTACGCATAATAGCCAGCTAACCTTTTTAATGGTGGATGCTAAGGGTATCAGGCAAATTACATCACTTCTTGCTACTTATTGCATAGAATTTAGAGAATTGTCCATTTCTCAAAATGCAGACAAACAATATAGGTATCAATATGCAGTAACTTTAAAAAAAGATACAAATACAGCTGACCTTGCAAAAGCCCTTGAAAATATCGAAGGAGTTATTCAATTGAAATTAGCTTCCAATGAAACATTAAATAGATGA
- a CDS encoding lamin tail domain-containing protein — protein sequence MVTIKSLNRIKFFLAIPLLSFACTEDEEILPDTVADEIYINEIYASGEDWIELYNPQETSVDLGGYTLSDEGNEYAIPSGTSIASKSYLVFLCNDLGTGLNTNFKLSSSGELVVLENGVGTVLDQVEFPDLDEGQSYARFPDGSGDWAITGTVTQGTSNGDGSSPAINSIDRNPLVPGLDESVEIWAELISTATVAEMNLYYQLDDGAFTVVEMTYESGTSYVGTIPAISTEAVVSYYVEVIGTDGSSSYKPSSAPENTESYEINTDVLPQLFINEFMASNENCCPDTDSGEEEFDDWIEIYNAGTSAINIGGMYVSDDVEDPFMYQIPSDDPEATTIPAGGYLLLWADGSTDQGTLHLDFSLSSDGEAIGLFYVDGRTIDSYSFEEQSEDISFGRTSDGGESWSALASPSPGQSND from the coding sequence ATGGTAACGATTAAAAGCCTTAATCGCATTAAATTTTTCCTTGCTATTCCTCTACTCTCTTTTGCTTGTACTGAAGACGAAGAAATTTTGCCCGACACTGTGGCTGATGAGATTTATATCAATGAAATATATGCATCCGGTGAAGACTGGATTGAACTGTATAATCCACAGGAAACAAGTGTGGACTTGGGAGGATACACTTTATCAGATGAGGGCAATGAATATGCCATTCCTTCTGGAACAAGCATTGCCTCTAAGAGTTATTTGGTTTTTTTATGTAATGATTTAGGAACAGGACTGAACACAAATTTTAAGCTCTCTTCCTCCGGCGAATTGGTTGTATTGGAAAATGGAGTAGGAACAGTCCTTGACCAAGTGGAGTTTCCTGATTTAGATGAGGGCCAATCTTATGCGAGATTTCCGGATGGATCTGGGGACTGGGCGATAACCGGTACGGTAACTCAAGGTACTTCAAATGGTGATGGTAGTTCACCTGCCATAAATTCTATCGATCGTAACCCTTTAGTACCAGGACTTGATGAAAGTGTAGAAATTTGGGCAGAATTAATTTCAACAGCTACTGTGGCAGAAATGAATCTGTACTATCAGCTGGATGATGGCGCTTTTACAGTGGTAGAAATGACCTATGAGAGTGGTACTTCATATGTAGGAACAATTCCTGCAATTTCAACAGAGGCTGTTGTTTCCTATTATGTTGAAGTCATAGGTACTGATGGAAGCTCGTCCTACAAACCTTCAAGTGCGCCCGAAAATACAGAATCGTATGAAATCAATACAGATGTATTGCCCCAACTTTTTATAAATGAGTTTATGGCCAGTAATGAGAATTGCTGTCCGGATACAGATAGCGGTGAAGAAGAGTTTGATGATTGGATAGAAATATACAATGCCGGAACCTCAGCCATAAATATTGGAGGAATGTACGTGTCAGATGATGTGGAAGATCCATTTATGTACCAAATACCTTCAGATGATCCTGAGGCCACTACCATACCAGCGGGAGGTTATTTACTACTTTGGGCCGACGGTTCCACGGATCAGGGAACGCTACATCTTGATTTTAGCTTGAGCTCAGATGGAGAAGCTATAGGTTTGTTTTATGTTGACGGAAGGACCATAGATTCTTATTCTTTTGAGGAACAAAGTGAAGATATATCTTTTGGAAGGACTTCAGATGGTGGGGAATCCTGGAGTGCTTTAGCATCACCTTCACCGGGACAATCTAACGACTAA
- a CDS encoding SEL1-like repeat protein gives MNIKLYLTILFIFISFLSNAQNYTFEILGPIVTEKEYKIFDHKFKYVRGYKQKRLDNLVKKGNIDFLKKVASFKYQDFFFGNKKMYKINKEDSFPWFMAASNLGDFESKYNIGLFYLFGHGVTKDYKAAFTAFKELTEKGYDPAREMLGYCYYEGYGVEKDIDLGSYYILSLRDSLIQPLAKVALGKIYLEGNNIKKDTLKAVEKFHEKIRFHISQDILLNLLYSKSRVSVKKKLIELAGNSSSALSYIYSRSIERNSSKLSSEVFYDYSNIILRSPFINRTWEQTQKAIDTYVIYKDTVSHSINEDDWFYGYNLYQINYLRGDPNLATTGVQVMETAATNDNQFARELSNIYRNSAYQHIRDSKKASFWELKAELYEDSNSDIATILALATGNNMEKDVTKAYQLAKIGFERTSVYDKDYNAFYYLYYSLCKISNMANSEDCLKLEKAYAEYIYAWSCNKEGKTTCTTCNGSGNTPTYRSNTRQCTTCNGFGYLKCKPYLNLPKDYITELVPSDYKNISHLP, from the coding sequence ATGAACATTAAATTATATTTAACTATACTATTTATATTTATATCCTTTCTCTCAAATGCACAGAATTACACCTTTGAGATTTTAGGCCCTATAGTGACCGAAAAGGAATATAAGATTTTTGATCATAAATTTAAATACGTAAGAGGATATAAACAAAAAAGGCTAGATAATCTTGTGAAAAAGGGAAATATTGATTTTTTAAAAAAAGTAGCCTCATTCAAGTATCAAGATTTTTTCTTTGGTAATAAAAAAATGTATAAAATAAATAAAGAGGACTCTTTTCCTTGGTTTATGGCAGCATCAAACCTTGGGGATTTTGAATCAAAATATAATATAGGATTATTTTATTTATTTGGACATGGCGTAACAAAGGACTATAAAGCTGCATTTACAGCTTTTAAGGAATTGACGGAAAAGGGATATGACCCAGCAAGAGAGATGCTAGGATATTGTTATTATGAAGGATATGGTGTGGAAAAGGATATTGATTTGGGATCATACTATATTTTATCACTGAGGGATAGTTTGATACAACCCCTAGCTAAAGTAGCTCTAGGTAAAATATACCTTGAAGGAAATAATATTAAGAAAGATACTTTAAAGGCAGTAGAAAAATTCCATGAAAAAATCAGGTTTCATATAAGTCAAGATATCCTTTTAAATTTATTGTATTCCAAATCCAGGGTAAGTGTTAAGAAAAAACTTATTGAATTAGCGGGTAACTCATCTAGTGCTTTAAGCTATATTTATAGTAGATCTATTGAGCGTAATTCCTCAAAATTGAGTTCAGAGGTATTTTATGATTATTCTAATATTATTTTAAGAAGCCCTTTCATAAATAGAACTTGGGAACAAACCCAAAAAGCGATTGATACTTATGTGATTTATAAAGATACTGTTAGCCATTCTATAAATGAAGATGATTGGTTCTATGGATATAATCTTTATCAAATAAATTATTTAAGAGGAGATCCTAATTTAGCTACAACCGGGGTTCAAGTTATGGAGACTGCTGCAACAAATGATAATCAGTTTGCGAGAGAATTGTCCAATATTTATAGAAATTCTGCGTACCAACATATTAGAGATTCAAAAAAGGCTAGTTTTTGGGAACTTAAAGCAGAACTTTATGAAGATTCAAATTCAGATATTGCAACAATATTAGCTTTGGCAACTGGGAACAATATGGAAAAAGATGTAACAAAAGCTTATCAATTAGCTAAAATAGGTTTTGAACGGACATCTGTATATGATAAAGATTATAATGCTTTTTATTATTTGTATTATAGCTTATGTAAAATATCTAACATGGCCAATTCGGAAGATTGCCTTAAATTAGAAAAAGCATATGCTGAATACATTTATGCTTGGTCTTGTAATAAAGAAGGAAAAACAACCTGTACTACTTGTAATGGTTCTGGCAATACACCAACATATAGAAGTAATACAAGGCAATGTACAACTTGCAATGGATTTGGATACCTAAAGTGTAAACCATACCTTAATTTGCCAAAAGACTATATTACTGAGTTGGTACCTTCAGATTACAAGAATATTTCCCATTTACCATAG